The Sphingomicrobium aestuariivivum DNA window CTTTTGCCTCTAGCTGCGATAGTAGAAAGGCTAGCCTTAAAAGTGACTTAACCACATCTACGCAGCAGCTTCCCCGAGAGGAAAAGAGGCAAAAAACTAGGCTTCCGGCAAGGGCTGGGCGCCACTTTTCCGGCTTTTCACGATGATGCGACAAAATGGCAACGCAGGCGTGATCTGGTTGCGGCAGCGTCCCGACGCTGCGGAAAGCGCGGTTGGCGCTATTTCTTGGGGGCGTCCGAGCTCGGATGCGGTTCGGTGTCGTCGCTGCGGGTCACCGAGATGGGGTCGGAGGCATCCATCGATTCGTCCGAGCCGACATCGACCTTGGCATCCTCGTCATGCGGATGCTTGCGCAGCTTTTCCTCGAGCTCCTTGCTCGGTTCGTCCTTATACTCGCCCATGGCCTGAAACTCCGTGTTGATGGCTTTTCCGGTCAACGAGCCGCCCCCTCGGCCCGTTCCTTCTGCCAGCGCCCCTGCCCCTTCGACCAAGGGCGGGCACGGGGCTTGGCGGGCGTGCCATCGCGGCGCTAGAAGCGGGGACGATGCGTCACGTCTCTTTTCCTCCCAAACAGCGCTCGCTTTTCGCCGACTGGCGGGTGGCGCTCCTCTCGATCATCCTCTTCTGGACGACCTATCTGGCGACCGTCGTCGGCCGCGCGCTGCTCGTCGATGACCTCATGTCGGTGCTTGCCCTGCGCATGCCCGCCATCGCCATCGGCATCGTCCTCACCTTGTGCATCTATGTCTCGCTGCGGGCGATGAAGCCCGGCGCCTCGCTGCGTTGGCGCGCCGCCGTCGCGCTCGGTGCCTCCAGCCTTGCCGCCATCGCGCAGGCGATGTTCATCATCTCGACCGCCCCCGACCGCGGCGAGGCGGGCGAGGAATATCGCATCGAGGCGCGCGAGGGCGCGGTCATCATCCAGAAGGGCAACGAGATCCGCATCCAGCGCCATTCGGGCGAAGCGCCGATGATCTTCACCCTGCCCAAGCTCGACGAGCTCGACCGGCTCGGCAAGGTCCGCATCGCCGCCGACGCTGCCGTCGTCTGGCTCTTCTTCTTCCTCGCCTGGTCGGGCGTCTATCTCGCGCTCGACAGCGCCAAGCGGGCCGAACGCGCCCAGCGCCGCCTCGCCGAGGCCGAGGCTGCCACGCAGGCCGCCCATGTCCGCGCGCTGCGCTACCAGATCAACCCGCACTTCCTCTTCAACACGCTCAACAGCCTGTCCTCGCTGGTCATGACCGAGCGCAACGAACAGGCCGAGGAAATGCTGATCGCGCTGTCGACCTTCTTCCGCACCTCGCTCTCGCTCGACCCGTCCGAGACCATCGCGCTCGAGAACGAGATCGACCTCCAGCGCCTCTATCTCGAGATCGAGCAGCGCCGCTTCCCCAAGCGGCTCGACGTCTCGATCGACGTGCCCGAGGCGCTGGCCGACATGCGCGTGCCTGCGCTCATCCTCCAGCCGCTGGTCGAGAATGCCATCAAATATGGCGTCAGCCGCACCCGCGAGCCCGTCCATATCGAAATCGCCGCCACCCCGCTCGAGGATGGCCGCGCGCGTCTTTGCGTGTTCAACACCACCCCCGTCGGCCCGCGCGCCGACGGCGAACTGCCGAGCGGCACCGGGACCGGCCTCGTCAACGTGCGCGAGCGGCTGCTCGCCCATTTCGGCCCGACCGCCACCTGCCATGCCGGCCCGACCGACGACGGTTTCCGCGTCGTCCTCGACATCCCCGTGACCAAGGAGCCTTCCGATGACCGCGCTTAAGGTCCTCATTGCCGACGACGAACCGCTCGCCGCCGAACGCCTCACCGCGCTCATGAAGCCCCTCGAGGGCCTCGACCTCGTCGGCGTGGCCGAGGATGGCGTCGAGGCGCTGGAGCGCGCCAGGACGCACCAGCCCGACCTCATCCTCCTCGACATCTCCATGCCCGGCATGAACGGCATCGAGGTGGCCCGCGAACTGGCGAGCCAGCCCTCGCGCCCCGCCATCATCTTCGTCACCGCCTACGACCAGTTCGCGGTCGAAGCGTTCGAGGTCGCCGCGGTCGACTATCTGATGAAGCCCGTCGAGCGCGCGCGCTTTGCCGACGCCATCGCCCGCGTGCGCGAGGCGCTCGAGCATCGCGACCCCGCGGGCGAACCCCGCGAAGAGTCCGACTATCTGACCGAATTCTGGGCCTCCGACCTGTCGGGCCTCGTGCGCATCGCCGCCGCCGACATCGACCGCGTGTCGGCCGAGCGCGACTATATGCGCCTCCATGTCGGCACCCGCAGCTGGCTCATCCACCATTCGATGACCGCGCTCGAAAAGGGCCTCGACCCGTCGATCTTCGTCCGCCTCCACCGCTCGGCCATCGTGCGGCGCGATTTCATCACCGGTTTCGCCCGCAACGCCTCGGGTCGCTGGATCGCCCAGCTCGCCGACGGTAGCGAACAGGCGGTCGGCCGCCTCTATGCCGAGCGCGTGCGCGAAATGACCGGACGCTAGGGAAAGCTGGCTTCCTGCGGGAACGCTCCCATTATCGTCACATTTGTTGCAACCATCGGTTAACCGGCTCGTTGGAACCGACTAACGGGGGCGCAGCATCTCTTGCGCTCCTTCCCGCGACCCCCAGCCGGAGGGACGGTCGATGCTCGGACGACCAGATGATGCCAAGTTGCTGAGGATGCTGCACGGTGCCGCCGAGGACACCGGCGATCGCATCCGCATGGTCTGTGACCGCATCACCAACCAGCAGATCGTCAAGATCCTCCAGGACTGCTGTTCCAACCGTGACGAGATGATCCCGCTGGTCAAGGCGGCGCTCGACGAGCTCCACGCCCCGCTCGAGGACAGCGAGCGCCGCATCTGCTGCCCCGCCAGCTGGTTCGACCTGTCGGACAGCGCGACCGAGACGGGCAATTACGGCCCCCTCCTCCTCAAGCTCGCCGACTGCGACGAGATCGTGAAGGGGCGCCTCGAGGAGGCCAGCGAGACCGCCGACCTGTCGGCCAGCACCCGCCTCGCCATCGACGAGGCCATCATCCTGCTCGACGAGACGGTCAAGAAATTCCGCCGCATCGTCGAACAGTCCGACGGCAAGGCCAAGGACGAGGCCGCGGCCTAGTCGATCAGGCCTGCCGCCCGACCGACGGGCACGACCGCGAACAGCTCCAGCGCATTGTCGCCCGCGGCCCCGTCGGGAACGCGAAGCCGCCTGCCGGTCACGCAGACCTGCTCGCCCTCCGGCGTCTCGAAGCACTCGTGCATCTCTGTCAGGACCTTCGACAGATGGAGCACATCGCTCGCCGCCCTGCCGACGCGGTCGTGCCAGCGCAGGACCTGTTCGCGGTCGCCCCATAGCGAGCCGACGAGCCAGTCACCCTGCGAATAAAGCGGATGGTCGACGATCTGCATGCCGATCATCAGCGCATGCTGCTCCTGTTCGCGGTCACATGGCTGCGGTGCTGCGTCACCGGGTGCCAGTTGTCCGCACCGGCGCAACGCCCCCTTGGCGGTAAAGCCGAACAGTAGCGGCGTCGGGATCGTCCGCGCCGCTTCGACTGGAAAGGCGTCCACGGGAGGCCGGCTGATCCGCCACTCCACCGTCGGCGTCACATAGATGCCCGAGGTCGGCTGCCCCGCCTCGTCGAGCGCCGGCTCGAAGCGGGCCCGCGCGCGCAACACGGTGCAGGTCGCCCGGTCGAGATGCTCCGAGCCCGAACTCTCGGCGATCTTGCACTGGGTCACCCGGCCGTCGGGACCGACGTGCAGCCGCGCGCGCACCCCGCCCTGTTCCTGGTGCCGGAGCGCCATGCTCGGATAGTCTTCGGACGTGAACAGCCCGCGGATATCGCCCCGCGGTGCGACCTCGACCGGCTGGCCCGCGGTGGCGGACGCATAGAGGAGGCCGCCCAGCAGCCCCGATGCGATCATCATGAAATCCCCCTTCCCCCGAGCAGGGCGGAGACAAGCAAATGGAGGAAGAGACGGCAAGCCCCGGCCTGGCCCGAACCCGCCTCATCGTCGCGTTAGCGGACAGCGCATCGATCATCGACGGCGGCGCCCCCGACCCGCCCGACACCCGCGCAAAGAAAAAGGGACCAGCGCCGAAACGCTGGTCCCCTTCTTGGCTCCGGGTCGGTTTGCCGGTCTTGGCCCGGGTTCGCTTCACGTCCGCCCGAAGGCTTCTGTTCGGCGCCCATCGCCATCCTTGCGCACCCACTCAGGCGTCGCTCGTTTCCACCCGGCCTGCTCCCATGAGGAGCTTCGCCTCGGGTCCGGCGCCTTGCCTGTTGAGAGCTCTCACTCACGACAGGCTCCGTGCCTTTCCCTCACCGACCGACCCGTCAAGCGGATCGCGTCCCGGTGGTTCGTCGCGGCCCTTCCTGGACCGGGACCTTCGCGCCCTTCGCTCCCCCGATCCGAAGATCGGTGCAGCGCGGCTGCGTTAGGCACCCCGGTGCTTCCGGTGCCGTCCGACCGGCTGGTCTGGTCCCCAAGGGTCCGGATCTCGACACGCTGTCCGGATCCGAAGATCCTTTGGCGCTCCTTCCGGTCTTGCGACCCTCGCCTGCCGGCGGAGATCGGAACTTCCGTTTCCTTGCCCCGAAGGGCCCGGGCGGTTCGTCCCGATCACAATTTCAATATGTCGCGAATCGGCTTGGTTTCCAAGCGCTTAAAAGATGTTTTCGCCTGTGGATAACGGGGATATCGCGCATAACTCGCGAATTTCGCGGGCACGACCCCAGTCCAGCCGCGCCTCTAGCCAGCACAAAGCCGATTCGCAAGCCCGATTCCGCCCGCCCGACTCGAAAACGACTCACCAACTGCATCTTCGAGTCGCCTCCCCGACTCCCCGACCACCGACCGGGTTGCCCAAATGTTCTCCCCGCCCTACCTGTCAGGCGTGACCGAATCTTCGCCCCCCATGCCCGCCGACACGCCAGCCTATCTCGCGCACCTCAACCCCGCGCAGTACGAGGCCGCGACCACCCTCGACGGCCCCGTCCTCATCCTCGCGGGCGCGGGCACGGGCAAGACCGCCACGCTGACCGCGCGCCTCGCCCACCTCATCGCCACCCGCCGCGCCTGGCCGAGCCAGATCCTCGCCGTCACCTTCACCAACAAGGCCGCGCGCGAGATGAAGGAGCGCGTGGCCAAGATCACCGGCGGCGCGGTCGACAACATGCCCTGGCTCGGCACTTTTCACTCGGTCTGCGCGCGCATGCTCCGCCGCCACGCCGAGCTCGTCGGCCTCCAGCCCAACTTCACCATCATCGACACCGACGACCAGCTCCGCCTGTTGAAGCAACTCGTCGAGGCCGCGCAGATCGACCCCAAGCGCTGGCCGCCCCGCGCCCTCGCCGGCCTCATCGACCAATGGAAGAACAAGGGCCTCACCCCCGCCCACATCGACGCCGCCGATGCGCAAGCCTATGCCGACGGCAAGGGCGCCGACCTCTACGCGCAATATCAGGAGCGGCTCAAAGCGGTGAACGCCTGCGACTTCGGCGACCTCCTCCTTCACATGCTCACCATCTTCAAGGCGCACCCCGACGTCCTCGACCAGTGGCGCGAGCGCTTCCGCTACCTGATGGTCGACGAATATCAGGACACCAACGCCAGCCAGTATGAATGGCTGAAGATGCTCGCCTCCCCCGACAACAACATCGCCTGCGTCGGCGACGACGACCAGAGCATCTACAGCTGGCGCGGCGCCGATGTGTCCAACATCCTCCGCTTCGAGCGCGATTTCCCCGGCGCCAAGATCGTCCGCCTCGAACAGAATTACCGCTCCACCGGCCACATCCTCGCCGCCGCCAGCGGAGTGATCGCCCACAACAGCGGCCGCCTCGGCAAGGAGCTGTGGACCGACGCCGGCATGGGCCAGAAAGTGAAAGTGCTCGGCGTCTGGGACGGCCCCGAGGAAGCCCGCCGCATCGCCGAAGAGATTGAAAACCACGTCTCCAAGGGCGGCAGCCTCGATGATTGCGCCATCCTCGTGCGTGCCTCGCACCAGACCCGCGAGTTCGAAGAGCGTTTCATCGCCATCGGCATGGATTACCAGATCATCGGCGGCTTCCGCTTCTACGAGCGCGCCGAGATCCGCGACGCCATCGCCTACCTCCGCCTCTTGGCCTCCCCGCAGGACGACCTCGCCTTCGACCGCATCATCAACACCCCCAAGCGCGGCCTCGGCGACAAGGCGGTCGCCACCATCCACCAATATGCGAGATCGCAGGGCCTCCCGCTCCTTATGGCCGCCGCGCAGATCCTCGACACCGACGAACTCACCCCCCGCGCCCGCAATTCGCTCGGCCGCTTCGTCGGCGACTTCGCCCGCTGGCGGACACTGATGTCCGGATCGATCGCCACCCCCGTCATCGGCGACGACAACCGCCAGCTCATGGAAAGCGGCACCAAAGCCCTCACTCCGTCCGAGCTGATGCAGCAGGTGATCGAGGAGTCAGGCTATGTCGCCATGCTCCAGGCCGACAAGTCCGCCGAGGCCCAGGGCCGCCTCGACAACCTCGCCGAACTCGCCCGCGCGATGGAGGAATATGAGACCCTCTCGGACTTCCTCGAACATGTCAGCCTCGTCATGGACAATGACGCCAACAAGGCGGGAGAGCGCGTCACCCTCATGACCATCCACGCCGCCAAGGGCTTGGAATTCCCCTTGGTCTTCCTCGCCGGCTGGGAAGAAGGCCTCTTCCCTTCACAGCGCGCGCTGGACGAAGGCGGCAATGCCAGCCTCGAGGAAGAGCGCCGCCTCGCCTATGTCGCCATCACCCGCGCGCGCCGACAGGCGATGATCGTCCACGCCGCCAACCGCCGCATCTACGGCCAGTGGACGAGCAGCATCCCCAGCCGCTTCGTCGACGAACTCCCCGCCGAACATGTGGAAAGCGACCAGACCATGTCGGGCGGCGCCTCGCTCTGGCAGGCCCAGTTCCAGCCCCACGAAGACCCCTTCGCCCACCTCGCCGCCGCGGGCTCCAACCGCGCCAGCACCCGAGGCCCCGGCTGGAAACGCGCCAGCTCCCGCTTCGAAAAAGGCGAACAACGCATCATCGAAAGCCGCGGCAGCGCGGTGAGCCTAGGCAACAAGGGCCGCGACGACCTGACCGTCGGCATGCGCGTCTTTCACGGCAAGTTCGGCTACGGAAAGATCGAAGCGATCGAAGGCAACAAGCTCGAGATCGAGTTCGAGAAAGCAGGACGGAAACGGGTATTGGATAGCTTTGTGAGTTTGGACTGAAATATATGAGTGACAATGAACTAAGGTCATGCACCTGTAAGAGCTACATTCTCCCCAGATATCATATCGACAGCGAAGAATTCTTAGCGCTTCGCGAATGGGCTTTATCCCGAATTGATGGAATGGTTCTGTCGTGCTGGAATTTCGACCCCGAATTTCTCTGCGAAACTATCACATTGAACGTGAAAGACATTGACCCTGAAGAATTAGACTTTCTCAAGATTAGAACGTTTGCCGCAGGCTTAGACAATTGTATTGTCATAGAAGCCACCGCTAGCGAACCTACGTTTTCCGCGAGCGACCTTCCTAAAATCCAATATCCTGATGGAAGCGAGATAGAAGATGAAAAACTGCTCTCAATGCTTGAGGATTCCTTGTGCGATCAAGTCACGAAATTGATCGATGGCTGTTTCGGCATTTGGAACATTGCCTTTGGCGGTGCTCTAAATACCATCAAAACCTTTGCTGAGTGTGGAGAACAGCATTCAGAGTCAAATGGATGTGACTCATGCATACCGTGGGCTGTGAACGATGACAATCTTATCGACATCAGTAGGATACCTAAAACGCATCCAGAAAAGGTTTTGGAGTGGTCATTAAAATGTAAGGGCTATTGGTACGGAAAGGGAGAGACGAACGTCGAGAAGTCGGTTTGCCTTCTTTCGAGAATCTTTAAGGTATCAAACAAACACGACTCTTACCCAACGCTTCTGTGGACGATAGCGTCCTTGGAGGCTTTATATTGTGACAGTTCTAGTGCCATTGCTTATCAAATACGTCGCCGGGCACCTCTTTTATCAGCGGAGATAAGGGGGCATGATATGAATAAACTAATCAATAAAGGGTACGGATTTCGGTCACGTATTTTCCATGGGGATATACGAATGGAGAGCATTTTCGCCGAAAGAGACGATTGCCCTGATGACCACCACACCCTCAAATCGTCAGATCATACCGACGCATTTTTAGCCGTGGCAGTTTCATCAATCGCATGCTGCATTTCTAATGATTGGCACGAGGTAACCTTCGAGGAACGATTGGTAATTTGATCTCGAAAACAACCCTCCTCCGCGCCATCAACGCCGGCACGCCGCTCAAGATGCACACCCTGCGCGCGCTCGCGGCGGCGGCGGGCTATGCGGACCCGCGCACCTATATCGCCAGCGGCAACCTCCTCCTCGACACCGACGACAGCGAGGGAGAGATCCGCGCCCGCCTCGGCCCCGCGCTTAAGGCCCATGTCGGCGCCCCCGTCCCGCTCTTCGTCCGCACCGCCGACGAACTCGACGCCCTCCTCGCCGCCAACCCGTTTCCGCAAGCCCCCGGCAACAAGGTCATAGCGCTCTTTCTCGACGACGCACCGACACAGGCCGACATCACCGCCGCCACCAACATTACCGACGAGCAGGTCGCGCTCGGCACCCGCCACCTCTACCTCCACTATCCCTCGGGCCAGGGCCGCAGTCGCATGAAGCTCCCCGCCATGGACCGCGGCACCGCGCGCAACATGAATACGGTGAAGAAACTCAGCCAGCTCGCCCGCGCCTGACCGGGCACACCAGACACCGCGCGCCAGACGCCGCGCGACATGCGGCGCGATCCGTGCTATACCACTGGCATCACAAGAATTTTCTCGAAGCATCCTGTGACTGTCGGAACGAGTAACTCGCCGACGCTTGTCGCAGGAACGCCTTATGCCCATCACCGATCTTAACGAATTGCTCCACCGCGAACAGGTGGCGCACGACCGCGCCCACCGTGCCGCGACCGAGGAAATGCGCCGTGTCTACACGCGCATGGCCGAGGATTATCGCGCCCGCATCAACGCCCGCCCCTTCGAGGGCAGCGACCGCGTCGGCGCCATCCGCTAGGACCGGGGCGGGCGTCCGCCGCGCGGCGGACGCTCGATGCCGGCCGCTTCGTCGGCGGCCGCCTGCGCCTCGCGCTCGGCCTTTCGGGCGGCCTCCTCGCTCTTCAGGATATCGGTACGCAGCGACCGCTGCGCCAGCGCTTCCCACGCCGCCGCCGATCGCAGATGGTTGGCGCGCACATTGTCGAGCGTGGCCTCGCGGGCCAGCGCCCGCGCTTCACGCACGCGCTCTACGAGATAATCGCTCTGGTCGGACATGCTGCTTCCTTCCTCCCCCCGGGGTGAAAGAGAAAAAAGGGCCCGCCGCATTGCGACGAGCCCCTTCCCCCCCTGCCCGCGGCCCCCGCGGCGGGCAAAACGATAGCGGCCTTTCGCTAGAGCAGCGTGATCTTGCACGCGGCCATCTTGCCGCGCCGATCCTGTTCGAGCTCGTAGCCGACCCGCTGTTCCTTCTCGAGGGTCTGCAGCCCGGCCGCTTCCAATGCGCTGACATGCACGAAGGCATCATCGCCCTCGCCGTCGGGCGCGATGAAGCCGAAGCCCTTGTCGCTATTGAAGAATTTTACGGTGCCTTCGATCATGGGAATAGTCCTTCGGTGCCGCTGCGAAGGGCGCAGCAGCTTCATGCTAGAAATCGGCGATGACGAAAGACTCGGGCGCGTTGTCCGCCCGGATGTTCCAGAAGTCGGCAACTGGTAGCCCGTCCGGCTCTACGCCCTTTGTTTCGAGAAGGCAATGACACCGCTGTCCTCGCGGCCCCGCCACTGTCGCGCGACGCGAATGCTCGCCTTAGCCCAAACTGCGCCCCAGCCAGTTGATCGGCCCGACATAGAGCACCACCAGCGCCACCCAGTGCCACCAGCGCCGCCGCACGAAAATGAGCGAGCCCATCAGGAAGGTCACGATCACGAGGTCGGGGCCATATTGCAGCAGGATCCGGTCGCGCCCCACCCCCGCCATCGCCGACTGCACCACCCCCGTCAGGCTCGAGAAAAGCGAGGCCACCGTATAGAGCAGCCAGATCATCCGGCTGTTGGCGTCATAATAAGCGAACATGTCGTAGCGCCCGGTCGCCTGCACCTCCTCGCGGTCGGGCAGGCTGTGCGCGGCCAGCAGGAAGAGGAGCACGAGCAGGAGGAAACTCGGCAGGAAGCCGCCGATCGTCATGGTCTCGGCCTCATCCCCCGCAATGCCCCACCACACCATGATGATGGTCAGCGTCACCAGGAGCGCGGTGGCGAGGCACAGGGGATCCCACCGCACCGCCCGTCCCTTGCGCAGCAAGTGGTGCAGGCTGGTCAGCTGGTCGGTCACGGCTACGCCGACGACCAGCGATGCAAAGATGATCGCCCCCTCCATGCCGCCGATAATGAGCAGCAACCGCCCGGCCCCGCAAGCCCCGCGCCCGTCCCAGAAGCTCCCCGCGCGCGATCGTTTCGGAACCCGAACCGCCCGCGCTTGTTGGATTATTCATCCACGTCCGCTCGGGGGCCAACACCGCTTTGACCGATTTTTTGTCACGCTACCGATTACCGCTGTTCCTGCTGCTCGCGGGACTGGTGCTGAGCGTGCTGGCGGCCTTCGAATCGCTCGAGAATTCGCAGCGCCGCTACGACCAGCAATTGTCGCGCCTCGCCGACCGCGCTGCCCTGTCGGTCGAGAACAAGTTCGCGCTGCAATCGGCGGTGCTGCGCGGCGGCGCGGCGCTGTTCCGCGCCTCCGACCGCGTCACCGCGACCGACTTTCGCCGCTATGTCGAGCGCCAGAACCTCGCCCGCTTCAACCCCGGCATCCTCGGGGTTGGCTTCTCCGTCTATGCCCAGTCGCCGGGGGAGGCCAATCGCCTGGCCTCCGCCTACCGGCAGGGCGAAACCTTCCGCGCCCTCTGGCCCGAAGGGGAGCGCGAAGGCTATTCGATCATCACCTTCCTCGAGCCCGGCAACGAGCGCAACGAAGCCGCGCTCGCCTTCGACATGATGAGCGAGGACAACCGCCGCGCCGCGATGGAACGGGCGCGCAAGTCCGGCGAGGTGGCGCTCAGCCACAAGATCGAGCTCGTCCAGGAAATCGACGAGGACAAGCAGGCGGGCTTCCTCCTCTACATGCCGGTGACCCAGCCGCTGCAGGGGCGCGAGCGTTTCATCGGCTGGGTCTACAGCCCGTTGCGGGCCGGCGACCTGTTCAGCACCATCACCGACGAACCGCTCTACGAGGATGTCGAGATCGGGGTCTATGACGGCCCCGTCTCCGCCGAGACCCTCCTGTATGGCGAGCGCGATGCCGCGGAGCGCGCCTTCGCCGAGACGCGCGAGCTCTCCATCGGCGGCCAGACCCTCACCATCCGCGTCGCCGCGACCCGCGCCTTCCACACGCCCGATCCCAAGATCGGCGCACTGGTCGTCTTCTGCATCGGCCTTGCGCTTACCCTGCTCGTCGTTCTCCTCACCTTCCAGCAGCAGCTCGCCCGCCTGCGCATCGAGCGCGAGGTCGAGGCGCGCACCCACGACCTGCAGGAAGCCAATGACCAGCTCATCGCCGAGGCCGCCGCCCGCGCGGAGGCCGAGGACCAGATCCGCCAGCTCCAGAAGATGGAAGCGATCGGCCAGCTGTCGGGCGGTATCGCGCATGACTTCAACAACATGCTCGCCATCATCACCGGCAATCTCGACATGGCGCGGCAAATCGATGATCCCGACAAGCAGCGCAAGGCGCTGTCACGTGCCATGATGGGCGCCGAGAAGGCCGCCGAGCTGACCCAGCGCCTTCTTGCCTTCTCGCGGCGCCAGACGCTCATGCCCGAGACTGTCGACTGCAACCGTCTCGTCGGCGAGATGTCGGAACTCCTGCGCCGCACGCTGGGCGAGCAGATCGAATTGAAGACCGTCATGGCGGGCGACCTGTGGCCCGTGGTCGCCGATCCCAGCCAGCTCGAAAACGCCATCGTCAATCTCGCGGTCAACGCCCGCGACGCCATGCCCGAGGGCGGACGGCTGACCATCGAGACCGGGAACGCCCGCCTCGATGGCAGCCATGCCGCCGCCGAGGACATTCCCGCGGGCGACTTCGTCCTCATCGCCATCAGCGACACCGGCACCGGCATGTCGCCCGAGGTGCAGGCCAAGGCGGTCGATCCTTTCTTCACCACCAAGGAGGTCGGCAAGGGCACGGGCCTCGGGCTGAGCCAGGTGTTCGGCTTCCTCAAGCAGTCCGACGGCCATTTCGCCATTTATTCGGAGGAGGGCGAGGGAACGACCATCAAGCTCTACCTCCCGCGCGCCATCGGCGAGGGGCTGGAGGACCGCCGCGTGAGCGCCGGGGAAAGCGACCATTTGCCGATGGCGCAGCCCGGCGAGACGGTGCTGGTGGTCGAGGACGAGGCGGCGGTGCGCGAGACGAGTGTCAATGCGCTCGAAGCGCTCGGCTATGCCGTGATCGAGGCGAAGAATGGCGAGGAAGCGCTGGAGCGGCTGGGGTCGGATTGCGGGGTCGATCTCGTCTTCACCGACGTCGTCATGCCGCAGATGGACGGGCGGCGGCTTGCCGATGCGGTCGCCGAGCGCTGCCCCGGCATGCCGGTCCTCTTCACCACCGGCTTCACCCGCGATGCCATCGTCCACAACGAACGGCTGGACGAGGGCGTGGCGCTCTTGGCAAAACCCTTCAGCCTGTCGCGGCTCGCCCAGGCGGTCCGCGAGCGGCTCGACGGGGCCACTGACCAGGACCGAGCGCCGTAAGGCGTACCTAGTCGCGGACCGCTTCGCCGCCGCCGAGGCGGCACGAATAATCGTCGGCCGCGATCTGGTCGAAGGTCAGCTGGCAGAAGCCGGCCGCCGTGCTGGCGGGCATGTGGGTCGAACCGCTGTCCGGATCGGCCATGCCGGAGAGGAGCCACGGCAGCGACATGGCGGCGGCTCCAAGGGCGAGGATGTTGACCAGAAGTTTCATGTGCGCGTCTCCCTCTTTGCGGGGTCCGTTCTAACGCCACACGGAAAAGCGATCCTGACGCGCTACTGGAAAGATGCTGAGGA harbors:
- a CDS encoding ATP-dependent helicase; its protein translation is MPADTPAYLAHLNPAQYEAATTLDGPVLILAGAGTGKTATLTARLAHLIATRRAWPSQILAVTFTNKAAREMKERVAKITGGAVDNMPWLGTFHSVCARMLRRHAELVGLQPNFTIIDTDDQLRLLKQLVEAAQIDPKRWPPRALAGLIDQWKNKGLTPAHIDAADAQAYADGKGADLYAQYQERLKAVNACDFGDLLLHMLTIFKAHPDVLDQWRERFRYLMVDEYQDTNASQYEWLKMLASPDNNIACVGDDDQSIYSWRGADVSNILRFERDFPGAKIVRLEQNYRSTGHILAAASGVIAHNSGRLGKELWTDAGMGQKVKVLGVWDGPEEARRIAEEIENHVSKGGSLDDCAILVRASHQTREFEERFIAIGMDYQIIGGFRFYERAEIRDAIAYLRLLASPQDDLAFDRIINTPKRGLGDKAVATIHQYARSQGLPLLMAAAQILDTDELTPRARNSLGRFVGDFARWRTLMSGSIATPVIGDDNRQLMESGTKALTPSELMQQVIEESGYVAMLQADKSAEAQGRLDNLAELARAMEEYETLSDFLEHVSLVMDNDANKAGERVTLMTIHAAKGLEFPLVFLAGWEEGLFPSQRALDEGGNASLEEERRLAYVAITRARRQAMIVHAANRRIYGQWTSSIPSRFVDELPAEHVESDQTMSGGASLWQAQFQPHEDPFAHLAAAGSNRASTRGPGWKRASSRFEKGEQRIIESRGSAVSLGNKGRDDLTVGMRVFHGKFGYGKIEAIEGNKLEIEFEKAGRKRVLDSFVSLD
- a CDS encoding energy transducer TonB → MMIASGLLGGLLYASATAGQPVEVAPRGDIRGLFTSEDYPSMALRHQEQGGVRARLHVGPDGRVTQCKIAESSGSEHLDRATCTVLRARARFEPALDEAGQPTSGIYVTPTVEWRISRPPVDAFPVEAARTIPTPLLFGFTAKGALRRCGQLAPGDAAPQPCDREQEQHALMIGMQIVDHPLYSQGDWLVGSLWGDREQVLRWHDRVGRAASDVLHLSKVLTEMHECFETPEGEQVCVTGRRLRVPDGAAGDNALELFAVVPVGRAAGLID
- a CDS encoding sensor histidine kinase gives rise to the protein MRHVSFPPKQRSLFADWRVALLSIILFWTTYLATVVGRALLVDDLMSVLALRMPAIAIGIVLTLCIYVSLRAMKPGASLRWRAAVALGASSLAAIAQAMFIISTAPDRGEAGEEYRIEAREGAVIIQKGNEIRIQRHSGEAPMIFTLPKLDELDRLGKVRIAADAAVVWLFFFLAWSGVYLALDSAKRAERAQRRLAEAEAATQAAHVRALRYQINPHFLFNTLNSLSSLVMTERNEQAEEMLIALSTFFRTSLSLDPSETIALENEIDLQRLYLEIEQRRFPKRLDVSIDVPEALADMRVPALILQPLVENAIKYGVSRTREPVHIEIAATPLEDGRARLCVFNTTPVGPRADGELPSGTGTGLVNVRERLLAHFGPTATCHAGPTDDGFRVVLDIPVTKEPSDDRA
- a CDS encoding cold-shock protein; this translates as MIEGTVKFFNSDKGFGFIAPDGEGDDAFVHVSALEAAGLQTLEKEQRVGYELEQDRRGKMAACKITLL
- a CDS encoding LytR/AlgR family response regulator transcription factor, which translates into the protein MTALKVLIADDEPLAAERLTALMKPLEGLDLVGVAEDGVEALERARTHQPDLILLDISMPGMNGIEVARELASQPSRPAIIFVTAYDQFAVEAFEVAAVDYLMKPVERARFADAIARVREALEHRDPAGEPREESDYLTEFWASDLSGLVRIAAADIDRVSAERDYMRLHVGTRSWLIHHSMTALEKGLDPSIFVRLHRSAIVRRDFITGFARNASGRWIAQLADGSEQAVGRLYAERVREMTGR
- a CDS encoding HEPN domain-containing protein; amino-acid sequence: MSDNELRSCTCKSYILPRYHIDSEEFLALREWALSRIDGMVLSCWNFDPEFLCETITLNVKDIDPEELDFLKIRTFAAGLDNCIVIEATASEPTFSASDLPKIQYPDGSEIEDEKLLSMLEDSLCDQVTKLIDGCFGIWNIAFGGALNTIKTFAECGEQHSESNGCDSCIPWAVNDDNLIDISRIPKTHPEKVLEWSLKCKGYWYGKGETNVEKSVCLLSRIFKVSNKHDSYPTLLWTIASLEALYCDSSSAIAYQIRRRAPLLSAEIRGHDMNKLINKGYGFRSRIFHGDIRMESIFAERDDCPDDHHTLKSSDHTDAFLAVAVSSIACCISNDWHEVTFEERLVI
- a CDS encoding DUF1697 domain-containing protein gives rise to the protein MISKTTLLRAINAGTPLKMHTLRALAAAAGYADPRTYIASGNLLLDTDDSEGEIRARLGPALKAHVGAPVPLFVRTADELDALLAANPFPQAPGNKVIALFLDDAPTQADITAATNITDEQVALGTRHLYLHYPSGQGRSRMKLPAMDRGTARNMNTVKKLSQLARA